The genome window TGTCCTTCCCCTCGTCTGCCGCCGCTTCTCCCTCCTCCTCGACTCCCCTGCCTTCCTCCGCCTCCGCTGCGCTCACGGCCGCCTCCGTCGTACCCTCCACGCCCTAGCGCTCTCCGATCTCGGCCTTCTCTCCTCCACCTCCCTCCCGGTCGACGCTCCCCTCGCCTCCGCCTGGGCTCCATCTTCCGCCTCTGCAGTCCTCCCCCTCGAGGCACTCGACGGATCGTTCTCCTTCTCCCACGCCCGCGTCGCCGCCGTCGGCCGCTCAATCTACATCATTGGCCGCGGCGCCACTCTCCGCTACGACACGTGGACGGGTGCGGTTGCCCCTCGGGCCCCGACCATTTTTCCTCGCAAGAAATTCGCCGCCGCCGCGATTGGCGGCAAGATCTACGTGGCCGGAGGCGTCGCCCGTACTTCAGCAGTCGAGGAGTACGACCCGACGGCCGACGCGTGGCGGGTGGTGGCGGAGGCTCCGAGGCAGCGGTATGGCTGCGTGGGCGCCGTCGCCGGAGGGGTGTTCTACATTGCCGGAGGACTGCGCGTCGGTGGCGTCGGAGGGGAGGGCGGGAGGCTGGACGCGCACGTGTGCGCGGGGTCGATGGACGCCTACAACGTGGAGGCAGGGGCGTGGGTTAGGGGGCGGCCGGGCGCGGGGACGGTGGCGGGTGCGGCGGCAGCAGTGCCGGGAGGCGGGTGCGTTGTCGGGGCGTGCGGGACGGGGGTGCACGTGTACGTGGTCGCGAGCCACGCGGTGGAGCTGTCGTTCTGGCGGTGGGAAGCGAGGGCTCGAAGAAGCGGCGGCGGCGAGTGGGCGCGATTGGAGCCGCCTCCGATATCGGCTCGGGCGGGTCTCGGCGGGGCTTTGCGCTTTAGCTGCGCCGCAGTAGGGGAGGAGAAGGTGGTGGCGCTCGTCCATGTCTCGGTCGGGTGCGGCGGTGGGGGGAGGAGGGGTTCGGACGCCGTCGCGGTGGAGGGGGCGGTGCTGGTGTACGACATCAAGGGCGGCGAGTGGACCCGCGGGCCGGACCTCCCTCCGGGGCTTCGACGAGCGGCCGTTGCCTGCGTCGAGGTCTGATCACCGCCATGTGGGCCAAGGTGCTTATTTTTGAGGTGGTGTGGGACCTCTACTTTTGTTAAAAGATATTTGAAAATTGAAGGacggaaaataaaaaaaataagaaaattaaaaattagaACAAAAGACTGACACTTTTTGGAAGAAGCAGCACTTTTAGATTCCTTTATAAATTCTTACAAAAAGAGGAAGCACttgtggatttctttataattatTATCATCTGTATGTGTATTTTTATTTAAGGAATTTTACATCTCTGCTTTGCTTTAATGTAGTTATTTATGTATATTCTTCCAATTTGTCCCTTTATATTTTAGTTTGGCAATGATGTACCTTAAAAACTTAAAatgtatacataatatatatatatatatatatatatatatatatatatatatatatatatatatataagtagaaCTATAATTTATATTACTATCATTTTAactattaagatattaaaattattaatgaaATTTACATTATACAATCAGTCATCTTTCTAAAAGAACTCTGAATGCTCTTTATTTTTACCTAtatacgtaaaaaaaaaaagaaaacataaaaatGGTACACAATCATGTCGTCCTCATAGTCTTCACAACGGTCACCACCTCTCCCTTATTTCTTTAGCTCCTTTATCTTTTTGCTTTGTTATCTTTTTTCTTTACCTGAccaaaataataatgataataaatacATCAACAAACACCACTCTATGTTTGAGTCATCATAGTCACATATCCTACTTGTCCCTATCCCTCCCAAAAATACTGAATTTATTTGATTGTAAGCAACAAAAACATGAATATTAACGACCTAATTAATGTTTACAGGCTATTCAAATTACATAACTAAAAGAAATACTTTTACCACAAGCTTCTATTTATCCTTCTATTTACCATAAGCTTCTATTTATCGTGAGCTTCAATTTGCTCACAAACAACTTTTTTTTCCTAGAaattgtatataaatatatattattttttattttgcttcAAGTCAGTTAAAATAGAATAATAGTCTTGTGCGAGTGCATTGCCATTAGTATAGAATAAGAGAAGACTTTTCTTCCTAGAAATAATTGTCATAAGTATACCATTATTAAGTGAAATCATCATCGACGTCTAAGTTAACTCGACGTGGTTCAAACCCAACGACGCATGAGTGTCAAAATTAATTTTGAGATGACTTCAAGGTGGCTTTAAGAAGGGGCTCTGAAGTGACTCTAAAATGAAAGTGTTAACTTCCGAGTCATCACTTGGACTAAAACTAATATCGGGAGAAATTTTCTGACTCGATCCCTTCAATACTCAAGTTAATGACTAAAGTCTCTAATATGTATTAGTTTTTTTTCGAGAAGAGAGTCCTCTAGTGGGATTATCTTTTATAGTTAGTCTAGGAGAGGATAGCCTATAACTGCTCTAATATCCCCCTCTCGTGTTTTGTCCACGTGGACGACAGGAGGGAGATAACCCCGAATGACCTACCTTAAACTTTTGTCCACAGGCATACATACGAAGGCGATTaagatctt of Musa acuminata AAA Group cultivar baxijiao chromosome BXJ1-7, Cavendish_Baxijiao_AAA, whole genome shotgun sequence contains these proteins:
- the LOC103990837 gene encoding F-box/kelch-repeat protein At5g26960; the protein is MADACNSRSLSWLVKPCRPDPRREIIAHPSLEIVHHHHNLRPSAVASASAAAPIMSLPDDLLLECLSRVPSSSLPVLPLVCRRFSLLLDSPAFLRLRCAHGRLRRTLHALALSDLGLLSSTSLPVDAPLASAWAPSSASAVLPLEALDGSFSFSHARVAAVGRSIYIIGRGATLRYDTWTGAVAPRAPTIFPRKKFAAAAIGGKIYVAGGVARTSAVEEYDPTADAWRVVAEAPRQRYGCVGAVAGGVFYIAGGLRVGGVGGEGGRLDAHVCAGSMDAYNVEAGAWVRGRPGAGTVAGAAAAVPGGGCVVGACGTGVHVYVVASHAVELSFWRWEARARRSGGGEWARLEPPPISARAGLGGALRFSCAAVGEEKVVALVHVSVGCGGGGRRGSDAVAVEGAVLVYDIKGGEWTRGPDLPPGLRRAAVACVEV